A DNA window from Naumovozyma dairenensis CBS 421 chromosome 7, complete genome contains the following coding sequences:
- the NDAI0G02710 gene encoding uncharacterized protein, protein MRKINTAKKKGFKCFVRGILSSSTRRKSFLLRRLSSNKSALYFIFFIWKRTGVCLEEMAFGIYPPHRVRWCVGGVSQRGNIGTVASTHTPHLGRVFWPLDSRFGLILSTTVRREQNIIERYAIFSATFPYMHKQNPQKVRKKEMTSGISV, encoded by the coding sequence atgagaaaaataaacaccgcgaaaaaaaaaggtttCAAATGTTTTGTGCGGGGCATTTTGTCTTCCTCAACCAGAAGGAAAAGTTTTCTGCTGCGTCGCCTCTCGAGCAACAAAAGTGCTTTgtatttcatatttttcatttggaAACGCACGGGTGTTTGTCTGGAAGAGATGGCTTTCGGAATTTATCCACCGCACAGAGTAAGGTGGTGTGTGGGGGGAGTGTCCCAAAGAGGAAATATAGGGACTGTAGCATCCACCCACACACCGCATTTGGGACGCGTTTTTTGGCCCCTGGATTCCCGCTTCGGGCTGATACTTTCCACGACCGTGAGACGGGAGcaaaatataattgaaCGGTACGCCATCTTCTCAGCAACTTTCCCGTACATGCATAAACAGAACCCGCAGAAAGTTcgaaaaaaagaaatgacCAGTGGAATTAGCGTATGA
- the CCW12 gene encoding Ccw12p (similar to Saccharomyces cerevisiae YDR134C (Scer_YGOB_YDR134C) and CCW12 (YLR110C); ancestral locus Anc_8.301) codes for MSPLPPPTRTSTTYVTITDCEEHVCKETVSPALVSTATVTVNNQVTEYTTYCPISTEHHNSTTKASPTSTKAQTKNATSSHTIHSSYTGAAVKALPAAGALMAGVAALLL; via the coding sequence ATGTCACCACTGCCACCACCCACAAGGACATCTACCACCTACGTTACCATCACTGACTGTGAAGAACATGTCTGTAAGGAAACTGTCTCCCCAGCTTTAGTCTCTACTGCTACTGTCACTGTCAACAACCAAGTCACTGAATACACTACTTACTGTCCAATTTCTACTGAACACCACAACTCCACCACCAAGGCTTCCCCAACCTCTACCAAGGCTCAAACCAAGAATGCTACCTCTTCTCACACCATCCACTCTTCTTACACTGGTGCTGCCGTTAAGGCTTTACCAGCTGCTGGTGCTTTGATGGCCGGTGTCGCTGCTTTGTTATTATAA
- the AHP1 gene encoding thioredoxin peroxidase AHP1 (similar to Saccharomyces cerevisiae AHP1 (YLR109W); ancestral locus Anc_8.300), translating to MAAVTVNQPFPAKDYKFQYIAISKSDADQEACKMPQTVKWGDFIKENKTVVITGAPAAFSPTCSVSHIPGYITYLNELVQDKHVDQVVVVTVDNPFANQAWAKNLGVTDTTHIKFASDAGCNFIKSLGYEMPVGDDVFWSGRWVVIVKDGKVTYAAAEEHPVTDVTVTSVETVLSKL from the coding sequence ATGGCCGCCGTCACAGTTAACCAACCATTCCCAGCTAAGGACTACAAATTCCAATACATTGCCATCAGTAAAAGTGATGCTGACCAAGAAGCTTGTAAGATGCCACAAACTGTCAAATGGGGTGATTTCATCAAGGAAAACAAGACTGTCGTCATCACAGGTGCTCCAGCTGCCTTCTCTCCAACTTGTTCAGTCTCTCACATCCCAGGTTACATCACctatttgaatgaattgGTTCAAGACAAGCATGTCGATCAAGTCGTCGTTGTGACTGTTGACAACCCATTCGCTAACCAAGCTTGGGCTAAGAACTTGGGTGTCACTGATACCACCCATATTAAGTTCGCTAGTGATGCTGGTTGTAACTTCATTAAGTCATTAGGTTATGAAATGCCAGTTGGTGATGATGTCTTCTGGAGTGGTAGATGGGTCGTCATCGTTAAGGATGGTAAAGTTACTTATGCTGCTGCTGAAGAACATCCAGTTACTGATGTTACAGTTACCTCTGTCGAAACTGTTTTGAGTAAATTATAa
- the NDAI0G02740 gene encoding uncharacterized protein (similar to Saccharomyces cerevisiae YDR132C and YLR108C; ancestral locus Anc_8.299), with translation MSTAKKEQTTTPTTEDFLPWDQIYTIQIGQQSFKLNGSSLNSDGPNFFTRYFQTHTMVENNSLFIDRDPEIFHTITKHLQGYFIDIKDEYEYTMLFTDSIYYGFPRLRQLFKDSEYYFANVGGKSFKIPKSLFRREGDSLNYFQIILNSFYKEVEQRIVEKNLVKTPLPPSYVPRSAEFFQDLLTLLSGTSLELSDEKRESLAEECRYYRFLNLEQKLTKSSIIYNPLSTLEEIVIPLKDLKRRGLRFHSNSNSSNQHTSSSSLNRCLDTVGNRANCNGGIKSKPSSTDVSSNSSASSSSSSSSCSNNSSDNEREEPASKKLKKENMGGVQENCTTKKHSNKNKAWSIVTYKKPYVDKYSRDLIFQIDSTECMLMFNKKNKMIHVDLIGRNFETFESIFTSPLFQNSNEEIDLSKFKIQLPSSDTTTSKSSKENPSVRQTQSNNGTLNSAASHLILPACISICDLYVNGVKCPNICSLINDTKYNENIIHREKDDSITYAPGINLYLTKSLWKLGVKDGKIMLIAIKAEAFSGIKEYNKLIQFI, from the coding sequence ATGAGCACTGCAAAGAAAGAACAAACCACTACCCCAACAACGGAAGATTTCCTACCATGGGACCAAATTTACACCATCCAAATTGGCCAACAATCCTTCAAACTAAACGGATCCTCACTGAATTCAGATGGTCCCAATTTCTTCACCAGATATTTCCAAACACACACCATGGTTGAAAATAACTCATTATTCATAGACAGAGACCCAGAAATCTTCCACACCATAACGAAACATCTTCAAGGTTATTTCATCGACATAAAAGATGAGTACGAATACACCATGTTATTTACTGACTCCATCTATTATGGATTCCCACGTTTGAGACAACTATTTAAGGATtcagaatattatttcGCTAATGTCGGAGGGAAATCATTCAAGATCCCTAAATCATTGTTCAGAAGGGAAGGGgattcattgaattatttccaaatcattttgaattcattCTATAAGGAGGTTGAACAACGGATCGTGGAGAAGAATCTCGTGAAGACTCCATTGCCTCCTTCGTATGTTCCTAGATCTGCTGAATTTTTCCAGGATTTGTTGACGTTATTGAGTGGGACTTCATTGGAATTGTCAGATGAGAAAAGAGAGTCGTTGGCGGAGGAATGTCGGTACTATAGGTTCTTGAATTTGGAACAAAAATTGACAAAGTCGagtattatttataatcCGTTGTCTACTTTGGAGGAGATTGTCATCCctttgaaagatttgaaaaggaGAGGATTGAGGTTTCATTCTAATTCAAACTCTTCTAATCAACAtacttcatcatcttctttgaaTCGATGTTTAGATACCGTGGGGAATAGAGCTAATTGTAATGGCGGTATTAAGAGCAAACCATCATCTACAGATGTAAGTAGTAACTCAAGTGctagtagtagtagtagtagtagtagttgtagtaataattcatctgATAACGAAAGAGAAGAACCTGCATctaagaaattaaagaaagaaaatatggGAGGTGTACAGGAAAATTGTACTACCAAGAAACATAGTAACAAAAACAAGGCATGGTCGATTGTTACTTATAAGAAACCATACGTGGATAAATATTCCCGTGATttaattttccaaatcGATTCCACTGAATGTATGTTAATGTTCAATAAGAAAAACAAGATGATCCACGTGGATTTAATTGGTAGAAACTTCGAAACATTTGAATCGATTTTCACTTCACCCCTTTTccaaaattcaaatgaagaaattgacctttccaaattcaaaatccAATTACCATCTTCAGATACTACTACTTCCAAGtcttcaaaagaaaatccaAGTGTGAGGCAAACCCAATCAAACAATGGTACTTTAAACTCGGCCGCATCCCATTTAATACTTCCTGCATGTATTTCAATTTGTGATTTATACGTTAACGGAGTCAAATGTCCAAATATTTGCTCTTTAATTAATGACACAAAgtataatgaaaatattatacatCGTGAGAAAGATGACTCAATCACCTACGCCCCTGGtattaatttatatttgacTAAATCATTATGGAAATTAGGTGTTAAAGATGGCAAAATTATGTTAATCGCAATTAAGGCAGAAGCTTTTAGCGGTATTAAAGAATACAATAAgttaattcaattcataTAG
- the REX3 gene encoding RNA exonuclease (similar to Saccharomyces cerevisiae REX3 (YLR107W); ancestral locus Anc_8.296): protein MTSKGTLRPIDLPTQPIGFQDRYKILHKLHTHLMKCKPRVPGEKLEKLAMQLEVKVAKLTNTSQNYRFTISVLLRDLTKAKGDLSKVAINGQPLIGPKRSKRIGADDITLITTKANAMEKLKGLLLETSVLEKHGYIVDTYSKSTKEQEVKTYTNCSRCEMKFEKSDILKKTVCRYHPSKKQFNRGTKVYDYPCCGETSASSSISRLGCKTYDYHVFRSESYFELKQISEFKDTANIEGESNVLALDCEMAFTSLGYEMVRLTIVNFFSKKVLFDEIIEPFGEIIDLNTQFSGVYESSMEHAISFKKFIDLVLSKSLINKHSILIGHGLENDLNVMRIIHNKIIDTAVLYSNGRLKTSLKNLAFEILSRKIQSGEHDSSEDAIATMDIVKKKLGISLTQEEWS from the coding sequence ATGACATCAAAAGGGACTTTACGTCCTATAGATTTACCAACTCAACCTATTGGTTTTCAAGATAGATACAAGATTCTTCATAAACTACATACacatttaatgaaatgtaAACCGAGAGTACCTGGAGAGAAACTTGAGAAATTAGCGATGCAACTCGAGGTTAAAGTTGCCAAGTTAACGAATACTAGTCAAAATTATAGGTTTACCATTAGTGTTTTGCTGAGAGATCTAACAAAAGCAAAGGGAGACCTTTCGAAGGTAGCCATTAATGGACAACCTTTAATTGGTCCCAAGAGAAGTAAACGGATAGGAGCAGATGATATTACTTTAATAACAACGAAGGCCAATGCaatggaaaaattgaaaggtTTGCTATTAGAGACCAGTGTCCTGGAGAAACACGGTTATATTGTCGATACTTATTCCAAGAGCACGAAGGAACAAGAAGTGAAGACCTATACAAATTGTTCCAGATGTGAAATGAAGTTTGAGAAATCAGATATCCTTAAGAAGACTGTTTGCCGATATCATCCTTCCAAGAAACAATTCAACAGAGGAACTAAAGTTTATGATTACCCATGTTGCGGTGAAACGTCGGCATCAAGTTCTATTTCAAGGTTAGGTTGTAAAACATATGATTATCATGTCTTTAGAAGTGAGTCGTACtttgaattgaaacaaatttctgaatttaaagatacGGCCAATATTGAAGGAGAGTCAAATGTCTTGGCACTGGATTGTGAAATGGCATTTACATCATTGGGGTACGAAATGGTCCGTTTGACGATAgtcaatttctttagtaagaaagttttatttgatgaaataattGAACCATTTGGAgaaataattgatttaaatacTCAATTCAGTGGTGTTTATGAATCTTCCATGGAACATGCCATTTCatttaagaaattcattgatCTGGTATTATCAAAATCCTTGATCAACAAACACAGTATTCTCATAGGACATGGGTTAGAAAATGACTTGAATGTGATGAGGATTATTCATAACAAGATTATTGATACAGCTGTTTTATATTCCAATGGTAGATTAAAGACatcattgaagaatttggCATTTGAGATACTAAGTCGTAAAATTCAAAGTGGTGAGCATGACAGTTCTGAGGATGCAATTGCTACTATGGATATTGTAAAGAAGAAGCTCGGTATTTCTTTAACTCAAGAGGAGTGGTCATGA